The Streptomyces kanamyceticus DNA segment CTTGCCGATGCGTACGAGCGCCGACGCGAAGTCGATCGCGCCGAACACGATCATGCGGGGCGGCGGCACGCTCGACTCGACGAGCAGCGAGAGCGGCTGACCGCAGCGCGAGCCGTCCGCGCCAATCTCGACGACGCCGGTCTGCCCCGCGTCCAGCATGGCGCGGGCCTCCCCCGCCGCCGTGCGGTCCAGCTCCGGGTGTCCGCCGAGCCCTCCCTCGTACTCCGCTGAGGACTCCCCTGAGGAACGTACGAGAAGGGCGCGGCCCACCAGTTCGGCGGGCCCGGACGTGATGCGGGCGACCGCCGCCGCCTCCCCCGAGGAGGCGGCGGCGAGAGCGGCCGCGAACACGGTCCGCGCCGGGGAGTCCGCGCGGACCGGGGTGATCAGGATGTCGATGATGCCGCCGCAGGTAAGACCCACGGCGAAGGCGTCGTCGTCGCTGTAGCCGAAGCGTTCGAGGACGGTCTCGCCGTCCTCAAGCGCCTGCTGGCACAGTTCGTAGACGGCACCCTCCACACATCCGCCGGAGACCGAGCCGATCGCCGTGCCCTCGCTGTCGACGGCGAGCGCGGCACCCGGTTGCCGGGGCGCGCTCCCGCCGACGGCCACCACGGTGGCGACGGCGAACTCACGTCCCTGCCCGACCCACCGGTTCAGCTCGTCGGCGATGTCCAGCATGTCGGCCTCCTGCTATGTCTCGGGATGTGCGGAGGGCGCGGCGCCTCAGTGGACGCCCAGCCATCCTTCGATGGGGTTGAGGGCGAAGTAGACGATGAAGATCACCGTCAGGCCCCACATGAAGGCGCCGATCTCGCGCGCCTTGCCCTGCGCGATCTTGATGGCGACCCAGGAGATGACGCCCGCCGCGACACCGGTGGTGATGGTGTACGTGAAGGGCATGAGCACCACGGTCAGGAAGACCGGGATGGCGGTGGCGCGGTCGGCCCAGTCGACGTGCCGGGCGTTCATCATCATCATCGCTCCGATGACGACGAGCGCCGCGGAGGCGACCTCCTGCGGCACGATCGCGGTGAGCGGCGTGAAGAAGAGGCAGGCCGCGAAGAACAGGCCGGTGACGACCGAGGCGAGCCCGGTACGGGCGCCTTCGCCGACGCCGGTCGCGGACTCGACGAAGACGGTCTGGCCGGAGCCGCCCGCGACGCCGCCGATGGCACCGCCCGCGCCGTCGATGAACAGCGCCTTGGACAGGCCCGGCATGCGGCCCTTGTCGTCGGCGAGGTTGGCCTCGGTGCCGACGCCGATGATGGTGGCCATCGCGTCGAAGAACCCGGCGAGCACGAGGGTGAAGACGATCATGCCGACGGTCATCGCGCCGACCTCGCCCCAGCCGCCGAACTCGACGTCGCCGAAGAGCGAGAAGTCGGGGGACGATACGGCGCTGCCGTGCAGTTCCGGCGTGCCGTTGGCCCACTGCTTGGGGTCGACGACGTCCAGGGCGTTGAGGACGACGGCGACGATGGTGCCGGTGACGATGCCGATCAGGATCGCGCCGGGGATGTTGCGCGCCTGCAGCATGAAGATGAGGAGCAGGGTGCCCGCGAAGATCAGGACGGGCCAGCCCTGGAGCTCTCCCGCGGGGCCGAGCGTGAGCGGGGTGGCCTTGCCCTGGTGGACGAAGCCGCCCTTGACCAGGCCGATGATGGCGATGAAGAGCCCGATGCCCATGGTGATGCCGTGCTTGAGGGCGAGCGGGATCGCGTTCATGATCATCTCGCGTAGCCCGGTGATCACGAGCAGCATGATCACCACGCCGTACATCACACACATGCCCATGGCCTGCGGCCAGGTCATCTCGGGTGCGACCTGCGAGGAGATCACTCCGGACACGGAGAGTCCGGCGGCCAGGGCCAGCGGCACCTTGCCGACGAAGCCCATGAGGAGCGTGGTGAACGCCGCGGCGAACGCCGTCGCGGTGATCACGGCCTTGGTGGCCATGGTGTCCCCCGCCGCGTCCTTGCCGGACAGGATCAGGGGGTTGAGCAGGAGGATGTACGCCATCGCCATGAAGGTGGTGACGCCGCCGCGTATCTCACGCGCGACCGTGGATCCTCGCCCGGATATGTGGAAGTACCGATCGAGCCAAGACCTTCCGGCGGGGACGCGCGAGCCGGGGCCCGCGTCCTCTGCGGTGGTCTTCGGCTCCACAGACTGGGTCATGGTGCCTACTCCCAAGGTTCACAGGGGCACCCGCTGACTGCGGGATTTGGGATGGTGCGTTGGCTGCACGACCCGGGGGACGGCCCGAGACGAACGACATCTCCCTCAAGGAGAAGGGGAGTTGAGCTCCGAGCGGTGCGGGCGGCGGAAGTGTGACGTTCCTGGGAGGCACACACCGCTCGGAGAACCTTGCGCCGGTCCCCGAGCGGAGGACCGGTCCCTCAGCGAGGGATCACGTACCGGTGAGGTGCTCGGGGCGTACCGGCGTCTTGTTGAGCTCCAGGCCCGTCGCGTTCCTGATGGCCGCGAGGACCGCGGGGGTGGACGACAGGGTCGGGGCCTCGCCGATGCCACGGAGCCCGTAGGGCGCGTGCTCGTCGGCGAGTTCGAGCACGTCGACCGGGATGGTCGGGGTGTCGAGGATGGTGGGGATCAGGTAGTCCGTGAAGGACGGGTTCCTGACCTTCGCGGTCTTCGGGTCGACGATGATCTCCTCCATGACCGCGACGCCGAGGCCCTGGGTGGTGCCACCCTGGATCTGGCCGATCACGGACAGCGGGTTGAGCGCCTTGCCGACGTCCTGGGCGCAGGCCAGTTCGATGACCTTGACCAGGCCGAGCTCGGTGTCGACCTCCACGACCGCGCGGTGCGCGGCGAAGGAGTACTGGACGTGGCCGTTGCCCTGCCCGGTGACCAGGTCGAAGGCCACGGTGGGGCGGTGGCGCCACTCGGCCTCGATCTCGACGGTCTCGCCTTCGAGGACGTCGACCAGGTCGCGGAGGACCTCGCCGCCGTCGGTGACGACCTTGCCGCCTTCGAGCAGGAGCTCGGCGGTGGCCCAGGCTGGGTGGTACGTACCGAACTTGCGGCGGCCGATCTCCAGGACCTTCTCGCGCACGAGCTCGCAGGAGTTCTTGACGGCGCCGCCGGTGACGTACGTCTGACGGGACGCGGACGTCGATCCGGCGCTGCCCACCTGGGTGTCGGCGGGGTGGATCGTCACCTGCGTGACGCCCAGCTCGGTCCGCGCGATCTGCGCGTGGACGGTGACGCCGCCCTGGCCGACCTCGGCCATCGCGGTGTGCACGGTCGCGACCGGCTCGCCGTTGATGACCTCCATGCGCACCTTGGCGGTGGAGTAGTCGTCGAAGCCCTCGGAGAAGCCGACGTTCTTGATGCCGACCGCGTAGCCGACCCCGCGTACGACGCCTTCGCCGTGCGTGGTGTTGGACAGGCCGCCCGGCAGCTGGCGCACGTCGGCGCCCTCGCTGGACTCCCACTGGCGCTCGGGCGGCAGCGGGCGGGCCTTGACGCGGCGCAGGATCTCGGCGACCGGGGCGGGCGAGTCGACCGGCTGCCCGGTCGGCAGGAGCGTGCCCTGCTCCATGGCGTTGAGCTGGCGGAACTCGACCCGGTCCATGCCCACCTTGTCGGCGAGCTTGTCCATCTGGGCCTCGTAGGCGAAGCAGGCCTGGACGGCGCCGAAGCCGCGCATCGCGCCGCAGGGCGGGTTGTTCGAGTAGAGGGCGATCGCCTCGATGTCGACGTCGTCGATCACGTACGGGCCGACCGAGAGGGACGAGGCGTTGCCCACGACCGCCGGGGAGGCGGACGCGTAGGCGCCGCCGTCCAGGACGATCTTGCACTTCATGTGCGTGAGCTTGCCGTCCTTGGTGGCGCCGTGCTCGTAGTAGAGCTTCGCCGGGTGGCGGTGGACGTGGCCGAAGAAGGACTCGAACCGGTTGTAGACGATCTTGACCGGCTTGCCGGTGCGCAGCGCCAGGAGGCAGGCGTGGATCTGCATCGAGATGTCCTCGCGGCCGCCGAACGCGCCGCCGACGCCGGAGAGCGTCATGCGCACCTTCTCCTCGGGCAGGCCGAGGACGGGGGCGATCTGACCGAGGTCCGAGTGCAGCCACTGGGTGGCGACGTACAGCTCCACGCCGCCGTCCTCGGAGGGCACCGCGAGGCCGGACTCCGGGCCGAGGAAGGCCTGGTCCTGCATGCCGAAGGTGTACTCGCCCTTGACGATGAAGTCGGCCTTCTTGGCGGCCTCTTCGGCGTTGCCGCGGACGATCGGCTGGCGGTGCACGATGTTCGGGTGCGGGACGTGACCGATGTGGTGGTCGTCGCGGCCCTCGTGCACGAGCACGGCGTCGGGAGCGGTCGCCGAGGCCTCATCGGTGATGAGGGGCAGCTCCTTGTACTCGATCTGGATCTTGGCGGCGGCGCGGCGCGCGGTCTCCGGGTGGTCGGCGGCCACGATGGCCACCGGCTCGCCGTGGTGGCGGACCTTCTTGTGCGCGAGGACCGGGGTGTCCTGGATCTCCAGGCCGTAGTTCTTCACCGCGGCGGGGAGGTCGTCGTAGGTCAGGATCGCGTAGACGCCGTCCATGGCCAGGGCCTCGGAGGTGTCGATGGACACGATCTCGGCGTGCGCGACGGTGGAGCGCAGCGTCTGGCCCCACAGCATGTCCTCGTGCCACATGTCCGAGGAGTACGCGAATTCGCCGGTGACCTTCAGGGTGCCGTCCGGGCGCAGCGTCGACTCACCGATGCCGCCCTTGGTCTGCGAGCCCTGGGTGATCTTGGTGGGTGCGCCGGTCGTACGGGTGGATCCCATGGTCAGACCGCCCCTTCCTGGAGTCCTTGACGGTCCTGGCGGGCGGCGGCGAGACGCACCGCGTCCAGGATCTTCTCGTAACCGGTGCAGCGGCAGAGGTTGCCGGAGAGCGCCTCGCGGATGTCCGCGTCGGAGGGCTGCGGGTTGCGCTCCAGCATCTCGTCGGCCGCGACGAGCAGGCCGGGGGTGCAGAAGCCGCACTGGACGGCGCCCGCGTCGATGAACGCCTGCTGGATCGGGGAGAGGTCGCCGCCCTCGCCGGTCTGCGAGTCCGTTCCCTTGGCCGCCCACTGCTGAGCGTCCTGCAGCGACGTACCGCAGGCGCCGGACGCGCAACCGCCGTGTTCCTCACGCTGCTTGGCGAAGTCGGCCAGGCCCTCGACGGTCACGACTTCGCGACCCTCGACCTGTCCGGCGGCCACCAGACACGAACACACCGGCACCCCGTCGAGCCGGACGGTGCAGGAGCCGCACTCGCCCTGCTCGCAGGCGTTCTTGGAGCCGGGCAGGCCCATCCGCTCGCGCAGCACGTACAGGAGGGACTCGCCCTCCCACACGTCGTCCGCTTCCTGCTGACGGCCGTTGACCGTGAAGTTCACGCGCATCATGCGACTCCCTCAGTGCTGCGGCCGTTGCCGCGGTACGACTCCCAGGTCCAGCCGAGCGTGCGGCGGGCCATGATCCCGACGGCGTGGCGGCGGTAGCTGGCCGTGCCGCGCACGTCGTCGATCGGGTTGGCGGCACCGGAGGCCAGCGCCGCGAACTGCTTGGCGATCGAGGGGGTGATGATCTTCTTGCTGTCCCAGAAGCCGCCCTCTTCGAGCGCCGCGTTCAGGAATTCCTCGGCCGCCTTCGCCCGGATGGGGGTCGGGGCGGCGGAGCCGATGCCGGTCCGCACGGTCCGGGTCTCGGGGTGCAGCGCGATGCCGAAGGCGCAGACCGCGATGACCATCGCGTTGCGGGTGCCGACCTTCGAGTACTGCTGCGGTCCGTCCGCCTTCTTGATGTGCACGGACTTGATCAGCTCGTCCGCGGCGAGGGCATTGCGCTTCACGCCGGTGTAGAAGTCGTCGATCGGGATGAGGCGCGAGCCCCGCACGGACTCCACCTCGACCTCGCAGTCGGCGGCGAGCAGCGCCGGGTGGGCGTCACCGGCGGGGGACGCCGTGCCGAGGTTGCCGCCCACGCCGCCGCGGTTGCGGATCTGCGGGGACGCGACCGTGTGCGAGGCGAGCGCGAGACCGGGGAGCTCCGTGCGCAGCTCCTCCATGATCTGGGTGTACGGGACGGAGGCGCCCAGCTGGACCGTCTCCTCGCCCACCGACCACTCGCGCAGCTCGGCGACGCGGTTGAGGTCGAGCAGGTACTCGGGACGACGGTGATCGAAGTTGATCTCGACCATGACGTCGGTGCCACCCGCAATCGGCACAGCCGTGGGGTGCTCGGCCTTGGCGGCGAGCGCCTCCTCCCAGCTGGCGGGGCGAAGGAAGTCCATGAGGCTCTCTTCTTCGTATCGAGGGTCGTTCGCTTCGAGGGATCAGGGGATTCCGTTCCGGCCACTCGGGCCGTTGGTCCCTCGACTGCTTCTTCATGTGCTGTTAACGCGGAGTGGGCCAAGTACACCGCTCGCTCCTCCGATGGGGTCAGTCACCGAAACCATGAAGGAGTTGGCTGGCCAAGGCGCGCGTCTTGTAGATTCGTATGAAGAACGGGTCCCAGTAACCTCGCGGATTCCCCCCGGAAACCGGAGCCGCACCGCGGCACAGGGCCCCCGCGCTACAGAGCGCACATGTTTGTACACACCATTCGAGACAGATCGGCGGCGACGACCCCATGCGGCTGCGCGCACTCCTTGACACCGACGCGCTGGGCCTGCGGCTGCTCGGCGGCGAGGACGAGCTGGACCGCACCGTGCGCGGTGTGATGACCACGGACCTGCGGGACCCCAGCCGCTACCTGGCGGGCGGCGAGCTGGTGCTCACCGGCCTCGCCTGGCGCCGCGACGCCTCGGACACCGAACCCTTCGTACGCCTCCTCGCGGGCGCCGGGGTGGCGGCCCTGGCCGCCGGTGAGGCCGAGCTCGGGGCCATCCCCGACGACATCGTCGAAGCCTGCGCCAGGCACCGCCTGCCGCTCTTCGCGGTCAACGAACGGGTCGCCTTCGCGACCATCACCGAGCACGTCGTACGTCAGGTCTCCGGCGAGCGCGCCGGGGACCTGGCGGCCGTGGTCGACCGGCACCGCCGCCTGATGACCTCGGGTCCCGCGGGCGGCGGCCCCGACGTCGTCCTCGACCTGCTCGGCACCGACCTGGACCTGCGGGCCTGGGTGCTCTCCCCCGCCGGGCGGGCCATCGCGGGGTCCAGCGCGGGCGGCGCGGCGCTGCCCGCGGCCGTCTGCGCGCGCCTCGCGGGGGAACACCTGGCCGCCACGCGCACCGGGCGGCGTGGGCCGCACCGGGTGACGGTGGACGGTGCGACGTACTCGCTGTTCCCCATTCGGACCAGTGGCAGGGGATCGGCCGGCGCGTCCCGCGACGTGCGCGAGACGGTCCTCTCGGACTGGCTGCTCGCCGTCGAGGCCGACGCGGGCGACTGGCCCGAGGAGCGCCTCGACCTGCTGCAGGGCGTGACCCAGCTGATCGCGGTCGAGCGGGACCGCCGCGACGCGGCCCGCACGGTGCGGCGCAGGCTCGCCCAGGAGGTCCTCGAACTGGTGCAGACGGGCGCGGCGCCCGCCGAGATCGCCGCCCGCCTGCGCGTCGCGGCCCCGGTGCTCCTGCCGGGTCTCGGCGCGGCCCCGCACTGGCAGGTCGTCGTGGCCCGCGTGGAGTGGGAGGGCGGCGAGGTCGACGGCGGTCCGGTCGCCCAGGCGCTCCTGGAGGAGATCCTCGTCGACCCGCTGTCGTCCGGGCCCGAGCCCTCCGACCGGATCGCGGTCGCCCACACCGGCGACGAGGCCATCGCCCTGGTGCCGCTGCCCTCGGTCTCCAGCGAGCACGACGGCTCGGAGACGGGACTGCTCGCGGACTCCCTCCTGGCGGCGGTGCGCGATCCGCTCACCCCGGGCCTCGCCGACGACGGCCGCCTCACGCTTGGCGTCAGCGCGTCCGTGCACTCGGCGGAGGGCCTGCGCGGCGCCCTGGAGGAGGCGCGGCACGCCCGCCGGGTCGCCGCGGCCCGGCCGGGGCGGGTCTGCGCGGCCGGGCACCAGGAGCTCGCCTCGCACGTCCTGCTGCTGCCCTTCGTGCCCGACGACGTCCGCAGGGCCTTCACCGCCCGGCTCCTGGACCCGCTGCGCGAGTACGACCAGCGCCACCGCGCGGAGCTGATCCCGACCCTGGAGGCGTTCCTGGACTGCGACGGCTCCTGGACGCGCTGCGCGGCCCGGCTGCACCTGCACGTCAACACGCTGCGCTACCGGGTGGGCCGTATCGAGCAGTTGACGAGTCGTGACCTCTCGCGCCTTGAGGACAAGCTGGACTTCTTCCTCGCGCTGCGCATGAGTTGAGCAGGTGGGGTGGCCCGTGGGCCGTACGGAGGCCGGGGACGGCGCCCGCGCGTGGGCGCCGTCCCCGGCCTTCATGATCGGCTCCCAAACCCGTTTCCTTGCCCGCCCTTTGTGAATTCTTTCACCCAGCCCCTTGGCCCGGGCCCGCCTTCCATGCTGAGATTCGCCCACGACTCAACAGCTCAATGGTGTGCTCGGGGAGGGCAACGTGGCGCATACCGCCATGTCTGGTACCGGAACGACTGCAGGGGACGATCCACTCCAGACCGCGGTATGGCGGCTGCGCTCGCGCGGCTGCTGGACCGACGCTGCGGCGCTGCTCGCCTCGCGGGCGGGGGCCGCACCGGCCCTCCAGCGCACGTCGCTGCTCGTCGAACGCTGCCTGTTCACCGGCGAGGGCTGGGGCGAGGCCGAGGACGGTCTGCGGACCGCGGAGGCGCTCGCCGACGATGACGACGACCGGGGCGCGGCGGCCTGTGAGCGCGGGCAACTGGCGTACGCGTCAACGGTGTTGGGCGTACGCGACCGGGCCGACGAGGCCCGTACGGCGCTCGGCAGGGCGGCCGCGCTGCTCGCCCCCAACGCACCCGGGCGGCCGCTGCTCGACTTCCGGCGCGGTCTGATCGCGGAGCACATCGCGGACTCGCCGCAGGCCGCGAAGGCGGCCTACCGCAGGGCCCACGCGGGCGCCACGGCGCACTCCGACCCGCTCCTGCTCTCCTTCACCTGGCGCCATCTGGCCGGACTCGCCCTGCGCGACGGCGAGTTGGCGGAGGCGCGGCACGGCTTCA contains these protein-coding regions:
- a CDS encoding XdhC family protein, whose product is MLDIADELNRWVGQGREFAVATVVAVGGSAPRQPGAALAVDSEGTAIGSVSGGCVEGAVYELCQQALEDGETVLERFGYSDDDAFAVGLTCGGIIDILITPVRADSPARTVFAAALAAASSGEAAAVARITSGPAELVGRALLVRSSGESSAEYEGGLGGHPELDRTAAGEARAMLDAGQTGVVEIGADGSRCGQPLSLLVESSVPPPRMIVFGAIDFASALVRIGKFLGYRVTVCDARPVFATAVRFPDADEIVVDWPHRYLERTETDGRTVLCVLTHDAKFDVPLLRHALRLPVAYVGAMGSRRTHEDRNARLRDVGVTELELARLRSPIGLDLGARTPEETALSIASEIVANRRGGSGVSLTGAHTPIHPDGARGASGRIGSVA
- a CDS encoding NCS2 family permease; the encoded protein is MTQSVEPKTTAEDAGPGSRVPAGRSWLDRYFHISGRGSTVAREIRGGVTTFMAMAYILLLNPLILSGKDAAGDTMATKAVITATAFAAAFTTLLMGFVGKVPLALAAGLSVSGVISSQVAPEMTWPQAMGMCVMYGVVIMLLVITGLREMIMNAIPLALKHGITMGIGLFIAIIGLVKGGFVHQGKATPLTLGPAGELQGWPVLIFAGTLLLIFMLQARNIPGAILIGIVTGTIVAVVLNALDVVDPKQWANGTPELHGSAVSSPDFSLFGDVEFGGWGEVGAMTVGMIVFTLVLAGFFDAMATIIGVGTEANLADDKGRMPGLSKALFIDGAGGAIGGVAGGSGQTVFVESATGVGEGARTGLASVVTGLFFAACLFFTPLTAIVPQEVASAALVVIGAMMMMNARHVDWADRATAIPVFLTVVLMPFTYTITTGVAAGVISWVAIKIAQGKAREIGAFMWGLTVIFIVYFALNPIEGWLGVH
- a CDS encoding xanthine dehydrogenase family protein molybdopterin-binding subunit, producing MGSTRTTGAPTKITQGSQTKGGIGESTLRPDGTLKVTGEFAYSSDMWHEDMLWGQTLRSTVAHAEIVSIDTSEALAMDGVYAILTYDDLPAAVKNYGLEIQDTPVLAHKKVRHHGEPVAIVAADHPETARRAAAKIQIEYKELPLITDEASATAPDAVLVHEGRDDHHIGHVPHPNIVHRQPIVRGNAEEAAKKADFIVKGEYTFGMQDQAFLGPESGLAVPSEDGGVELYVATQWLHSDLGQIAPVLGLPEEKVRMTLSGVGGAFGGREDISMQIHACLLALRTGKPVKIVYNRFESFFGHVHRHPAKLYYEHGATKDGKLTHMKCKIVLDGGAYASASPAVVGNASSLSVGPYVIDDVDIEAIALYSNNPPCGAMRGFGAVQACFAYEAQMDKLADKVGMDRVEFRQLNAMEQGTLLPTGQPVDSPAPVAEILRRVKARPLPPERQWESSEGADVRQLPGGLSNTTHGEGVVRGVGYAVGIKNVGFSEGFDDYSTAKVRMEVINGEPVATVHTAMAEVGQGGVTVHAQIARTELGVTQVTIHPADTQVGSAGSTSASRQTYVTGGAVKNSCELVREKVLEIGRRKFGTYHPAWATAELLLEGGKVVTDGGEVLRDLVDVLEGETVEIEAEWRHRPTVAFDLVTGQGNGHVQYSFAAHRAVVEVDTELGLVKVIELACAQDVGKALNPLSVIGQIQGGTTQGLGVAVMEEIIVDPKTAKVRNPSFTDYLIPTILDTPTIPVDVLELADEHAPYGLRGIGEAPTLSSTPAVLAAIRNATGLELNKTPVRPEHLTGT
- a CDS encoding (2Fe-2S)-binding protein, translated to MRVNFTVNGRQQEADDVWEGESLLYVLRERMGLPGSKNACEQGECGSCTVRLDGVPVCSCLVAAGQVEGREVVTVEGLADFAKQREEHGGCASGACGTSLQDAQQWAAKGTDSQTGEGGDLSPIQQAFIDAGAVQCGFCTPGLLVAADEMLERNPQPSDADIREALSGNLCRCTGYEKILDAVRLAAARQDRQGLQEGAV
- a CDS encoding FAD binding domain-containing protein, whose product is MDFLRPASWEEALAAKAEHPTAVPIAGGTDVMVEINFDHRRPEYLLDLNRVAELREWSVGEETVQLGASVPYTQIMEELRTELPGLALASHTVASPQIRNRGGVGGNLGTASPAGDAHPALLAADCEVEVESVRGSRLIPIDDFYTGVKRNALAADELIKSVHIKKADGPQQYSKVGTRNAMVIAVCAFGIALHPETRTVRTGIGSAAPTPIRAKAAEEFLNAALEEGGFWDSKKIITPSIAKQFAALASGAANPIDDVRGTASYRRHAVGIMARRTLGWTWESYRGNGRSTEGVA
- a CDS encoding PucR family transcriptional regulator encodes the protein MRLRALLDTDALGLRLLGGEDELDRTVRGVMTTDLRDPSRYLAGGELVLTGLAWRRDASDTEPFVRLLAGAGVAALAAGEAELGAIPDDIVEACARHRLPLFAVNERVAFATITEHVVRQVSGERAGDLAAVVDRHRRLMTSGPAGGGPDVVLDLLGTDLDLRAWVLSPAGRAIAGSSAGGAALPAAVCARLAGEHLAATRTGRRGPHRVTVDGATYSLFPIRTSGRGSAGASRDVRETVLSDWLLAVEADAGDWPEERLDLLQGVTQLIAVERDRRDAARTVRRRLAQEVLELVQTGAAPAEIAARLRVAAPVLLPGLGAAPHWQVVVARVEWEGGEVDGGPVAQALLEEILVDPLSSGPEPSDRIAVAHTGDEAIALVPLPSVSSEHDGSETGLLADSLLAAVRDPLTPGLADDGRLTLGVSASVHSAEGLRGALEEARHARRVAAARPGRVCAAGHQELASHVLLLPFVPDDVRRAFTARLLDPLREYDQRHRAELIPTLEAFLDCDGSWTRCAARLHLHVNTLRYRVGRIEQLTSRDLSRLEDKLDFFLALRMS